The genomic interval ATCCAGACTGTCATGAAATTCATGGGTCCACTGAGCAATTTTAATACAAGATATGTTTCTAACTGCTGAGataaatgagagtatgcaaattGCTGTAAAGCTGAGGAGAGTTGGGAGAAAGGGAGGGTCTCTGAGACTGttggggggaaagaaaggaaacagtgTTTCAGTTTTACCAAAATCCCCAAAATGTTGTCTAAACTTGAATGCATAAATATAACTATTCACTTTGTTCTTGACCTTTTTGTTACCAAAGTGTAAGTGCTCTGTAAAAGGGAACTGTAAACAGTTTTGGCTTGTTTTCAAATCACTGCCAAGTTACTGTTGAAGGCAAGCAACTGATGCTATGTACAGGCAAAAGCGAACTTTTTCTTCTTATTGTCAGACGCTACATTGTGGCTTTCCATTAGTATTTCAGGACTACTAGGGCATTTAGAATGGGTTCTGTTGGGTCTTTCTGCGGCCTGCAAATCTGAGCAAATGTTGTATAGTCCCTGTAAAAATGGCTTTAGCCTGACAAATTTTAATTGCCTTGGAATGAGTTTTGTTCtgatgataaaattattttaaaaaatagagtaGTTGCTAAGCTTAAGCTTGCCTGAAACTGATAGCTTCTGTCTCATGacttttcttctggattttacTGTTTTCCACCATCTTTCTTGTTCATCTTCAGTTTCCTAGGTATGCAGAGATTGTCCACTTGACTCTTCCTGATGGCACAAGAAGAAGTGGGCAGGTTCTGGAAGTCAGTGGCTCCAAAGCTGTGGTTCAGGTATGACTAGGGACTGGAGTGTCCCTTGTtgcaacagaaaaacattttatttatcagCATGTGTCTAAGCCGTGTCAAATCTATCTTGTGATATGTTCTTCCGTTACTGtaaatcaaaaaataaaaaaatcacctaCTTATTCCAGCTGCAGGTGGCATGAATAATTTTTGAAGATTGAAAGCTGGAgtacagtgatttcttttttctatttgcatCCCCCCCATAGATTTCTTTGCTGCTAGATGAAAGGAATCGTACTGTAATTGTACAGTATTAGATTCAAGATCAACTCCTATGCTATGCGAATGCAGGTATTTCTTTTAAGCAGCTGTTTCTTGTTAATATTAGTTCTTCTTATCTGAAGAACTTTACCCTGTTGGCAAAGGGAAATACTTGAGATCAAAGGAATGGCACCGGGTTTGTTGGTTGCTGCTGATACGCTTCATGAATTTTGTTTAAAGTAGGTTTTTATGTGATGTTTTGTACTAGCAAGCTGCTCTTGAAATCCTTTGCTTGCAGAGGACTGCCTTGCTTTTCTGCCCTCTGGCTGATCAAGTTCTCAAGCTGTGAAGCAGCATTCTAGTGTGTTATTTTGTAAAGCACAATACTTACTCCTTTctcctgtgtgtttttttttttattctggtatATTTGCAGGTATTTGAAGGAACTTCAGGTATTGATGCTAAGAAAACGTCTTGTGAATTTACTGGGGATATTCTTCGAACCCCTGTCTCTGAGGATATGCTTGGTAAGTACTTGCATATTGCTTTGAAGAATGAACAGACTTATCAGACACTAACTTATTTTCACAGTAATTTACATTTtgattttattgctgtttcttgTAGGCAGAGTATTTAATGGATCAGGAAAACCTATAGACAGAGGCCCCATTGTTTTGGCTGAAGACTTCCTTGACATAATGGGTATGTTCTTAATCCATTTCTGGTATGGAGTTAAAGACAAATCTGGTGTGTCTGATTTCTGAAAGTTAGAATAGATTTGGTTTTGAACATGGGATCTAACTGTTAAGGGGAGTCTTTAAGTATGTGTGTGGCATCAAACCCAATCAAATTTACACAAGTGCAGGAAGAGGAGGTAATAacagaaaataactgttttctgtaACACCTGGAAGCTGTTCTTTGAAGTATTTGTAGACTATCTTAATTATACAGcctccaaaaataaaaagctagtAACCTGACAGGCTTTTCTTGAAAGCACTCTTACTATTTACCTGACCACATGTCTTGGGATCTACAAAAGGCTCAGGTATGACCAGGCGCATTTAAAGATTTGTAAGCTTAACAGTGGGTTTTGCACCTTTTGACGTGAGCCTTAGATCAGTGCTCCAAGTCAGTGGTAGTTTGATCAAGCTTCAAACATGTACATGGAATAACATGTGTTCTCTTAAAAATATAACAGGTCAGCCAATCAATCCCCAGTGTCGTATCTATCCAGAAGAAATGATTCAGACTGGCATTTCTGCTATAGATGGTATGAACAGTATTGCCAGGGGGCAGAAAATCCCCATATTCTCAGCTGCTGGCTTGCCCCACAATGAGGTGAGTACTCAAAGCTACTCTCTAACCAGTTAGTGGCTTGCATTTCACTGAGGTTAAAAAGTAAACTCAGTTAAATTGTGGTCTGTGTAATAGCATCAAACAtacagaaggaatgaaaaaaactttttttccctcctagaTTGCAGCTCAGATATGTCGCCAGGctggcttggtgaagaaatccaaAGATGTGATGGACTACAGTGAAGAAAACTTTGCCATTGTGTTTGCTGCTATGGGTGTAAGTCAGTATTATTGGACGAAAACGATGCTTGAGTAATAAATAAGACAATGCCGAGAGCTGCTGAAGTATTCTAAGTAGGTCTCAAGTATATAACTAAACAGTGCTAAACTGGCTGGCTGAATGGCTGAAAATCCCAAATGGCCAGAAGTACTGTGATAAAGTGTGTCTGATCAGGATAAAGTATCTTAAACTTAAAATCTCCAGCCTGGAATTCTAGCAATAACTCATTCTGTTGAGAATGTAGGGGAGTTTTCATGATACAGAGAGCTTTGCTTATGGATTATTAATGAGGTGGTTGGGCCTTAGTATGATGCAAAATGTAATAACCTAAAATCTGGTCTGGAACTAATGCCTTAATATCTTGATTTAGGTGAACATGGAGACTGCCCGATTCTTCAAATCGGACTTTGAGGAAAATGGGTCCATGGATAATGTGTGTCTGTTCCTGAATTTGGCCAATGATCCAACGTAAGTAGTTAGGCTATGTTGGTTAGGAAAAGGCCAAGAAGAACAAGTAAACCAAAAGCTGAAGCCTCACTGGTGTCCTGCCAGATGTCACTTACGTTGAGGCAAAGTTGAGTATGAAATGCTGGTACTCCAGCTGGTGCACGTAGATTTTTCAGAGGGTTTTAAAGTATTTGTTACTTCAAACTGTTACCTTGCAGCCTTAAAGTACTCGTCGTAAATAATGCCGTACTGTTCTATTTCAGCATTGAACGCATTATCACACCTCGTCTAGCTCTAACAACAGCAGAGTTCTTGGCATATCAGTGTGAGAAGCATGTGTTGGTCATTCTGACAGATATGAGCTCCTATGCTGAAGCTCTGCGAGAGGTACGCATTTATTAACTCGCATGCTGGGTGTTGGCAGAAAGGGTTTGTTGTATAAAGTGAGAATGTAAACTTCTGCTCAAGCTGTTACAATTAGTATTCATTACAATGTCCTAAAATAGACAGTGAGGCTTTTAGTTATTCATTGATTGTCTAGGATTATGTTCAGCAGTCAAAGAGCTATTGTTTCTCTGATAGCTAAACTTGCTTGGCTGGTGGCATTCAGCAGTTTGATATTATAGCTTCTGTTTTGCCTTGGCATCTTTTCTCATCATACATGGTTGTGGTGACATATTTCTCTTAACAGGGGTTTGTGTGGCTGTATTTTGGTATCACCTGCAGGAAGAGGTACTTTAAGTTGCTAGTGTAGCTTAATTAGGAGAGATGGCAGGTCTGTATGAGTGATCTGACttcttggaaatgtttttctgGATTGCCTCAGGTTTCAGCAGCTAGAGAGGAAGTGCCTGGTCGTCGTGGTTTCCCAGGCTACATGTACACTGACTTGGCTACTATATATGAGCGTGCTGGGCGTGTGGAAGGCAGAAATGGTTCCATTACTCAGATTCCTATTCTTACCATGCCCAATGATGGTGAGTGAgttattttcaagtgtttttaatAAACAGCACTTTAAAGAACTCCTTTAGAACAACCTGCCTTATTTTGGACACACAGCAAAATAGGAGGTCCTGTGGCCTTTAGGTTTCTATTTGAATATGGTAGTTCTTGGCTGCCTTCTCTGTCCATATTGCTAATAGAAATGCTTTGCCCATTTCAGGCTTCAGGACTTTTTCTCCAGCCCTCTGTCAGGAGTGCTTACAGCTCTAATCCTTGCATAAGAGCACTTAGTGATATATGGGGGTACTAACTGATAGCATTTTACTTTAGAAGTCACTTAACTGCAAAAAGCTGCTGCATCAGTGCTAGAATGGATATATAAGGTCTGAAAACTGTCAAACCATTTTTTCCATAGATATTACTCATCCTATCCCTGACTTGACTGGGTACATCACTGAAGGACAAATCTATGTGGATAGGCAGCTGCATAACAGACAGGTGTGTACCACGCTGGTTGGAACATATTTAAGATTACTCTGTACTTTTTGAAGTGTTAATACTGAAATTCTTGGATGTCTTTCCTCCAGATTTACCCGCCTATTAATGTCTTGCCCTCCTTGTCTCGACTGATGAAGTCAGCTATTGGAGAGGGTATGACCAGGAAGGATCATGCAGATGTATCCAACCAACTGGTACGTAAAAGCCTcttcagagaagcagaagcaTAGTTCAAATACACCTTTTACTAAACAGCCTGTAAAGGGCATGCCAAACAGTTGCAATCCAGAACACTCCTGAGGTTGCTTTAAAAGCATTGACTGAGTGCTTAGTGTAGTCAAGTGAGACAACTTTGTTTGGGTTTGAACAGAAATCATTACATGGGTGATCAAGGTAAAAGTACTTCTGTTTCTATCCTTTCTAGTATGCCTGCTATGCTATAGGAAAGGATGTACAGGCTATGAAGGCTGTAGTTGGTGAGGAAGCTCTTACCTCAGATGATCTTCTTTACCTGGAGTTTCTGCAGAAGTTTGAGAAGAACTTCATTGCTCAGGGTAAGTGCCTGTTTCAAGAACGTCACAGTATGCAGTAACACCTAGAAGGTCTTGTTCTCGGATCTGCCTGGTAGCAAGACATTTTTGTGCCCCATATTTCAGTCTGTGGTTGCTTTCTGCAGGTCCTTATGAAAATCGCACTGTTTATGAGACCTTGGACATTGGATGGCAGCTTTTGCGAATCTTCCCCAAGGAGATGTTGAAGAGAATTCCTCACACAACACTGGCTGAATTCTACCCTCGAGATTCAACTGCAAAACACTAGCCACAGCTTCATCTCTTAACTCCTTGCTCTGTgaaatgctgtttgttttctttttttcatgtgttggTGTTTACTTGGTCACCCTTAAAATTAAAACTGAGAATAGGTGACATTTGTGCCAGTGTTTCAATGTACACTGataccagtttttaaaatatcCCTTCTTCCAAAGCCTGGatcttcaggaaaatatttaggCCAGCTCTTACAAATGTGCAATAGCTATCACAAAGCTTGTTTTTTGAACTGGACCTTTTGTAGACATTTCAAGGGAATGTCTGAGCCTTACCAGAAATTGCAGATCTTTACTTTCAAACCAGGAGCACATGGTTTAGAAAATATGAAAGAGCAAATGTGACTTCCTTTGTCCAAAGCATCTGCTCAATTTGATCATATGCAGTTGCCATGCTGCTGGTGGAACAGATGGCACTCTGCTGTcctgctgttgtgcctgaagaCCAGGCTAATATGTGGAAAGTGTGGTGCATGACAACATACCTTTCTGAAAAATGCaagtcactgatttttttaactgtggCTTAAGATTCTTAAAGGTATACATGAACTGAGGACACTAGTAGGCAGGCTAGGTGCTTTTCTACTAGCAAAGGGTCTTTTCAGAGGTCACAGGCCAGTGAGTTGCTATCTGAAGGTAGCATGATAAGGCTTAATTACTGAATTAAAGGTTTTAAATTGAAGTTTGCAGAGTAAATTTCctacttcccccctccccctttttttttttcttggaattctGGAAATGCCAGAGACACAAAACAGCAGCTAAAGCATTCCGAGATCTGTAGTGTCCCAGTGGGAAAAACCGTAGGTAATTCAAGGCTTTGTGCTGCTACTGAAGGGGATTgagatgtgaaaaaaaccctcttatacCTGACACAGTTGTACTGGTGGGAGGTCAGCTTTTAAAGTATGTCTTGTACTAAATGCAATAGGAGAAAGCAACTTATTGTGTGAATGGATATTTTGAATTCTGTTATAAAGCATGCTCTAGGTGGCACTGGGTCCAGAATTGTGTTTGAAACTGTTGTGGTTTGCACTCCAGGCACAGATTTGGCTAGCCAGGAGAGCTCAGCATTCCCAAACACTGCAAACTTGGCTAGTCAATTCAGTGTtgtattttttgttgtgtttttttttttaaattggttcaGATGAGGCTCCAAGCCCAGTGCTGGCaggctttcttgcttttttttctaggcTTAATGTAGTCTAAGCTCTGGTCTAGCTAACCAAAGCATGTTGCACCTCTCTAAACGCCTTCAGTGCTTGTCTAGGAAGGTGCTAACATGACTTGAATGATGGTGTACTAATTCAGCTTTCCCTGATGTCTCCTATGTGCAGTTCTTTCTATAGTTTGTTCAGTGTTCTTTGTAACTTGGATGCAATAGCAACTTTATTCCACTGTATTCCACCCTAAAGCTgtgtcaaatatatttttcttgagGTGGGGATGGGAGGTTGGAAGTGTTGGCATGAGAATACTTTAATGTAGAGAATatctaaataaattaaatatggaAGGTGTTGAACAAAGCTTTTGTGATTGTGTTTGAGAACAACTTCAGGTCTTTCAGCAGTGCCTAAGATGTCCTTTGCCACTGGTGATCCTGTTTACATGAATGAAACTACTTCATAATGTGCTGAAAACACTTTTCACTTCCATTTCTAGGTGTGCAGTGAGGGCTATGTGAGCCACCCCCACATTATTGCTAGAGCTGGTTGCTTTTGATGATCAGGATTTGGCCTTCGGTTTTGGGACCGAATGCTTTGTGCTGGTGGAGTGGGTGGGTGGTGCAGTCATGGGTAGAGGCTTTGCAGGAATGTTGGAGGGTAATGCGATACCACCACTGTTTCCACATGCTCTCAACAGATCCTTTGCGCTAGAGGAGGCTAGGAAACCTTGAAAGGCTTCTCAAAAATGAGCTTAGGCATATGttgattttaaattttctgtgtgAACAGTACTACTAAGGGTGAGGGGGGCCTGGGTAGGTTTACTTGGGTATTCTGTGCAGACAGCCTGGGGCATGTCTCTGCTTAAATTCCTGATGTCGGTCCCTCTCCCTGAATTAATTGTTATAAGTTTCCCTGCTTTGGGGATGCAGCATGGCTGGTGAAGGTGAGAGACTGAGAAGAGTGTGAAATGGGGAGATTCAGGATTCTTCCTGATGTACTCCAGAGAGCAGAGGTAAACCCAAACACACCTTCCTTTGTTGAACAATGTACACATCAAAACCAGTAACTTAATGAGGGAAGGAAGCACCTTTCCTTTCTGCTGATTCTGCTATTCATCTTTAAAGAGTTGTGCCCTGATGTGCTGAGCTGCACTGACACTGTCTCCGTAAACAGTTTGTTCTGACTGATAAAAGCCTGAGGCTGTCTCAGGttttttcatattaaatgttGCACTATGCTGTAATTTGATCTGTTTCTTCTACAGAAGTACAAGTCCTTGAGGTAGTTAAAGACAttagctcatttaaaaaaaacaaaacaccaaacaaacaacagaaacaaaaccaaccaacctcatTTAAATGTCCAAGCTGGTTCATGCAGTATGTTTTTTATCAGGAGAGACACTTAAGTTACAAATTCCCTATCCTCAGTATTAATAAGGGCTTTGATTGTCCCGCAGACCTTGAAAGACTGTTTGTTTAGAGTagtggaggaagagaaaggaggatcTCGTATGCTAAAAACATGTCTGATGGCttaaaaaaagttgaaacaaGTGCTTTTGACATTTTCTACCTGTTTACCCCTTTAGTTACAGTTCCTCTGTCTTGAGGGAGAGCCTGTAGCTAGGGCATGGGAATAACTTCATGAACAGATGGCAGCCGTCGGTGCTCAGTAACTCAGGTTGTGAAACATGAGTAAGAGGAGAAATTCCAAAGTCCGGTGAATTCCTGAAATCCTTCAGCAGGTGATGGGTTTTTGGGGACGAAGGTTGAACCAAGGAACCGAGCATTCCCGAGGGTGGGCGAGTGCTGCGGAGCAAGGCAGCTGTGGCTCATGAGATACCTGCAAGTGTCTGCATATGGCTAACAGGGGTCCTGAAATGTGCATATGTTATGGagcaaagcaaaaggaattcTGCAATTACAAGAATATTCATGGCAATTAAGCTCTACTAATTTGCAGCTGGTGGGAGCAAAGGGGAAAGAATGAGATGTATTCTGTGGCTCAGGGCAGGCTGGTGAGCAGCTCTGACGCACAGGCAAGCCATCGATGATAGCGTGGCTCATCCGGGCCAGACAAAGGTTTGGGATGAATATAAATAGCGCCAGTGGCTTTGTGCCAGGGATAAAATAGCTGTTGTCTGCAGCACACGGGAGCTGCGTGCTCAGCCTGTGTTGCGGAGAGAGGCCGGCTGGGCTGCAGCGAGCGCGGTGCTTGGATGGAGCTCGGCAGCCACGCAGCGGCACTGCATGCACGGCCAGGAGCGAGCGGAGAGGGGATGGAGCGAGCTGCCGCATGTCAGCTCCCCAGTCTGTCGTGTTGCTGCAGTCCAGAAGGACAAGGCTGTTTCAGATCCTGTATCACCTGGAAATAAGATGGTTTTTCAATTATATATTTAGACAGCAGCGCAAGAACCGCTTCAGAAATTATCAGGcctgctgggagcagcagtgCATGCAGTGATGCTTCTTAGTTTGCTTGGATGACACTGTAAATGCACTGAGGTTTTGCACGGTGCTTGTGGGGACCAGGGGTAGGGCTGGCTCTGGTTCGCTTGGTTTTCTAATGTCAAGGGAGAAGGTTGTGCTTATAGGCACAAAACCAGCCTGCTGAGGCTCTTCAGCTCATATCTGGGGGAGTTAATTCAGGCTTACTTGCTGCTTAAACCTCCAGGACCTCTGGTTTAATGAGGCATGTAGGTCTGGCAGAGATTTGGTGGCAGCATCCAGCTCCAACCTACCCCTTCTGCTCCCCGGACTCCTGCGTGCCAGCGACCGGGCTGCTCGTGCCACGCTGCTCCTGGCTGGAAGTGACTCCCACCGGGATCGCCAGGCAAGCCTGAGCCTGCTCTCCTCTGGCTCCGGAGACTCAAAGCGGGGCAGAAATCTGCGTTCCTCCTGGCTCCTGGAGAAAATGCATCTGCCGACACAGGCGCAGCATCACTGTCACCCTGTGCACGCAGGCAGGTTCCCGGATAATGACAGACCCTGTCCTACAGACCAGAAGCTCCCAGGTAGCAAACAGCCTGAGCCTGGCACAGAGCCCTGTAAGAGAGGAATGACAAAAATAGCTTTAGCTCCCATCAGCCGGAGGCCccgggagcaggctggggcttgCAGCAAAGCTATTTTAGAGCTGAATTGAGAACGTAGCCCTTTGCTGGGAAAACGGGGTGGGAAAGCAAAGGGTGCtcagggctgggaggaaggggtgCCCCTCTGCGTGGCGTCGGGCCGGCTGTCTACGAGCCGTCCTtgggctctgtgtccctgcccGGCCAGGAGCGAGCAGCTCCTGACATGATGTTTAGCCGGACACTGAACAAACAGCCCAATATTTCATGGTGCGGAGACAGCAGGTACCATGCTAAATGGGACGTGCTgatctcccagctgctgccttaGCGCATTTAcacgctgttttctttttttctttttttttttttttttggtaatgacTAATGAGGACTGCCTGGGGGTCTTATCCCCCTTTGCCAACTGATGTCAGCCAGTCAGGTCCCTCGGAGAAGCACACGCCAGCTGTCGGCTCATttaggaggggaggagagcaaaCATTGAACACGTTTCCCCTACCCTGCCCCTTGGGTTTTCAGTTGGGACTGGCAGATGTAAGGCAGGGGAGCAGGCTGGtggggagagctgctgcaggttATTTGCACATCAAAAGCAGCTTTGCCTCCGACCCTCTATCACCCTTGCGAGCACGAGGTGGCTTGATTTAATTGCTCTTTCAAAGGCAGCTCTGGTCTTGTCTCTGCTGAGATTTTAGGTCTGACTCTGCCCCCCCATAGTCAGAAACTGGTGCAGTGGCACCGGGGTGTTAAAAGAAGATGCAAATCAGCTTTTCTCCATCTTGAAGCTTATTTGCATCCGCTGATTAGTTCAACAACTAATTCAAACTCCTTCTGTTTGAGGACGGTTGGTGCTcgggcagctggagcagagctaaCCCAAAGCACAGACGGAGCAGGGAACCCCAGTGACTGTGGGGGAGATGCACAAGCTGgtgctgcttctcctgttttGCTCCCCAACACCTAAGTCAACAATGGCCCTCGTGCTCGGACGTTGCCTTAACCCCGGGAGCCCCGGCACGTGCGGATGCCATCCCGTTCATGTTCAACCTGCCACAGAGAAAGCCCCGGGTATCACGAGGGAATGGCTTTACCTTGGTATTATCAGGGCTTTCTGCTCCTTCCCGAACGTACCTCCTCTTCGGCATGAAGCAGCGGGGTTGCAGCCATGGTTGTCCTCCACCTCTCAGCTTTCCTAGTGATCTCACAGCATCCTAACGCTGGAGTTGTGCTTCTGTTTGTGCAACAGCCCTACAAGGGCCAGGGGGTGCCCGTTACCtgatttctgctgctgcctgaggCAGAGGATGCTCTGAGCCCTACCTGTGGGGAGGGAACCGCTTTTTTCTCATCAGTACCTTCACTAGGGTTTTGGTGAAAAAGGGGTGGGCCGTCACCTGGTGTAATGGAAGAAGCAGCCCAgggttccccagggctgggaTTTTGGCTTCCCAGTGTCCTGAGCATTGCCAAGAAGCTGTCCTTACAGTGTACGTGCCCTCAGGGATGCTGCCCTTGCTCCTGGACCTGCCCtgactcctgctgctgctcctcagcccCGGTAAGTCTCTGTTTTGCTGCACTGCAGCATCCGCAATTTGGTTGTGACCTCTGTGGGACAAGGGATGTCCCTTGGGATAACAGCCAGCTCGGGGGGCTCCTCCTCACTGTTCCCCTGACCCAGATACATGGACAAGCCCGGGAAAGGTTCAGCTGAGCCGGCAGCACCCCACAGCCGGGGCAGGCGATGGTCAGAGGTGATTTGTAACAGAAGGTGCCGCTCGGGAGAAAGAGAGTCCTCGCACGTGGTTTTctatcttcttcctcctcagcagTTTTCAAAGGCTCTAAAAATAAACTTCCCTCGTGCCTCCGGCAGCGTGAGCAGAGCCAAGGTTTCCCTGGAAAGCATCAGCGGGAGCTGGGTGCCAGTGCTGGGTGCCCTTTCGGGGGACACAGAGCAGCTTCTGTGCGGCTTGGGCCCCTCACCCCACGCTGTGGTGGGACGAGTGCCCCACGGAAACAACCAGATGAGTCAGCACGAATAGTGTTTTCTGCAATTTGAGCGTTTCCCCCTATTTTCTGGCCCCCAACATCCCCttttacctcccccccccccccccccccgcactgtTTAAACCTGTGAAACTGCCAGATTCGTGCAGTGCAAACAGGCTCTGAGTTGACCGGTTTAGAAAACAACTTAAATAGTCAAAACATTTCCTTGGTTTCGTTAAGGTGTTGCCACTGTATCTCTCCCTGTTATTGTTTTCTCCAGCTCTCCTCAGGAGATGGACCTGTCCGCTCCTGGGACGGATGGGTCGGGAaccgccggggctgggggggtttggtCGGGATGAAAATCGGGTCTCAcctgcagagcaggaggcagagcccgTGGGgtgcgggctgggagcggggccaGGCGGATTATCTCCTCTCTGATACCCCCGTGTTCGCCGGAGGCAAGTTGCCGCTTTTCCATGCATGGGTTATCCCAGCTGCACAGCGGAGATAACGCCGCTCGCCCACGCGGCAAAGCGCTCGCGGGGCTGGAAACAAACGGGGCCA from Accipiter gentilis chromosome 28, bAccGen1.1, whole genome shotgun sequence carries:
- the ATP6V1B2 gene encoding V-type proton ATPase subunit B, brain isoform, yielding MAAVRAVRGLVNGAGPGGPREQVAAITRDYVSQPRLTYKTVSGVNGPLVILDQVKFPRYAEIVHLTLPDGTRRSGQVLEVSGSKAVVQVFEGTSGIDAKKTSCEFTGDILRTPVSEDMLGRVFNGSGKPIDRGPIVLAEDFLDIMGQPINPQCRIYPEEMIQTGISAIDGMNSIARGQKIPIFSAAGLPHNEIAAQICRQAGLVKKSKDVMDYSEENFAIVFAAMGVNMETARFFKSDFEENGSMDNVCLFLNLANDPTIERIITPRLALTTAEFLAYQCEKHVLVILTDMSSYAEALREVSAAREEVPGRRGFPGYMYTDLATIYERAGRVEGRNGSITQIPILTMPNDDITHPIPDLTGYITEGQIYVDRQLHNRQIYPPINVLPSLSRLMKSAIGEGMTRKDHADVSNQLYACYAIGKDVQAMKAVVGEEALTSDDLLYLEFLQKFEKNFIAQGPYENRTVYETLDIGWQLLRIFPKEMLKRIPHTTLAEFYPRDSTAKH